The following proteins are co-located in the Bradyrhizobium sp. AZCC 2176 genome:
- a CDS encoding carbonic anhydrase — MNRRNLLKALAGLAACPVCTTAGFAAEGAHWSYEGAGAPAKWGDLDAANKACSLGAQQSPINIAAPIKSQLPALKLSWGKSADTIVNNGHTIQLNFAEGSTLKLGDTTYKLLQVHFHRPSEHLIGGKSFPMEAHFVHRADSGALAVVGVMFSEGKPNATFSKIVAIMPAKEGSAVKAEGGINPNGLLPAKLGYYRYPGSLTTPPCAEVVEWLVLTDPIQVAASDVAGFAKLYPMNARPAQRDNRRYVLQSV, encoded by the coding sequence GAATCGTCGAAATCTTTTGAAGGCGCTCGCCGGGCTCGCGGCTTGCCCGGTCTGCACGACCGCGGGATTTGCCGCCGAAGGCGCCCATTGGAGTTACGAGGGCGCGGGCGCCCCTGCCAAATGGGGCGACCTTGACGCCGCCAACAAGGCTTGCTCGCTCGGCGCGCAGCAATCGCCGATCAATATCGCAGCTCCCATCAAGTCGCAGCTCCCAGCGCTGAAGCTGTCATGGGGCAAGAGCGCCGATACGATCGTCAACAACGGCCACACCATCCAGCTCAATTTCGCCGAGGGCTCGACGCTGAAGCTCGGCGATACCACCTACAAACTCCTGCAGGTGCACTTTCACCGGCCGAGCGAACATCTGATCGGCGGCAAAAGTTTTCCGATGGAAGCGCATTTCGTGCACCGCGCCGATTCAGGTGCGCTCGCCGTGGTCGGCGTGATGTTCTCGGAAGGAAAGCCGAATGCGACCTTCAGCAAGATCGTCGCCATCATGCCGGCCAAGGAAGGGTCGGCCGTGAAGGCGGAGGGCGGCATCAATCCGAACGGGCTGTTGCCGGCGAAGCTCGGCTATTACCGGTATCCAGGCTCGCTGACGACGCCACCCTGCGCGGAAGTCGTCGAATGGCTGGTGCTGACCGATCCGATCCAGGTCGCAGCAAGCGACGTCGCCGGTTTCGCAAAGCTCTATCCGATGAACGCCCGCCCGGCGCAGCGGGACAACCGCCGCTATGTGCTGCAGTCGGTTTGA
- a CDS encoding lysine--tRNA ligase, with product MSVIDLAASPSDLRALAEQSNAWPFEQAKAIVARLKKSPKDEVLFSTGYGPSGLPHIGTFGEVARTTMVRHAFRVLTEDKIRTRLLAFSDDMDGLRKVPDNVPNKEMLTAYLGKPLSRIPDPFSNEYPSFGAHNNARLRAFLDTFGFDYEFASSTDYYTSGRFDAALLRMLERLDAVMKIMLPSLREERAATYSPFLPICPRTGMVLYVPIVEHDVKAGTVSYDDPETKERVTVPVTGGHCKLQWKPDWAMRWFALGVDYEMAGKDLIDSVKLSGKICAALGGTPPEGFNYELFLDEKGQKISKSKGNGLTIDEWLRYASPESLSLFMYREPKAAKRLYFDVIPRNVDDYQQFLDGFTRQDAKQQLQNPVWHIHSGKPPKADMPVTFQLLLTLVSSSNAENAETLWGFIGRYRAGVTPQTHPKLDAMVGYAINYYRDFVAPTKQFREPTDNERAALQDLRDALSQLPVGASAEDIQNVVYEIGRREPFLDPVKKGKDGRPGVSLDWFNMLYQVLLGQEKGPRFGSFVAVYGVTNAVAMIDGALARSA from the coding sequence ATGTCCGTCATCGACCTTGCCGCTAGCCCGAGCGATTTGCGTGCGCTCGCCGAACAATCCAACGCCTGGCCGTTCGAGCAGGCCAAGGCGATTGTCGCGCGGCTGAAGAAAAGCCCGAAGGACGAGGTGCTGTTCTCGACCGGCTACGGCCCATCGGGGCTGCCGCATATCGGCACCTTCGGCGAGGTCGCGCGCACCACCATGGTGCGCCATGCCTTCCGCGTGCTCACCGAGGACAAGATCAGGACGCGGCTGCTGGCGTTTTCCGACGACATGGACGGCCTGCGCAAGGTGCCCGATAACGTGCCGAACAAAGAGATGCTTACCGCCTATCTCGGCAAGCCGCTTTCGCGAATTCCGGATCCGTTTTCGAACGAGTATCCTTCATTCGGCGCGCACAACAATGCGCGGCTGCGCGCGTTCCTAGATACCTTCGGCTTCGACTACGAATTCGCCAGCTCGACCGATTACTACACGTCGGGCAGGTTCGACGCCGCGCTGTTGCGCATGCTGGAACGGCTCGACGCGGTCATGAAGATCATGCTGCCCAGCTTGCGCGAAGAACGCGCCGCGACTTATTCGCCGTTTCTCCCGATCTGCCCGCGCACCGGCATGGTGCTGTATGTGCCGATCGTCGAACATGATGTGAAGGCTGGCACGGTCTCCTATGACGATCCCGAGACCAAGGAGCGCGTCACGGTCCCCGTGACCGGCGGCCATTGCAAGCTGCAATGGAAGCCGGACTGGGCGATGCGCTGGTTCGCGCTCGGCGTCGACTATGAAATGGCCGGCAAGGACCTGATCGATTCCGTAAAGCTGTCGGGCAAGATCTGTGCGGCGCTCGGCGGCACGCCGCCCGAGGGATTCAATTACGAGCTGTTCCTCGACGAGAAGGGCCAGAAGATTTCGAAGTCGAAGGGCAACGGCCTCACCATCGACGAATGGCTGCGTTATGCCTCGCCGGAATCGCTGTCGCTGTTCATGTACCGCGAGCCGAAGGCGGCGAAGCGGCTGTACTTCGACGTCATCCCGCGCAACGTCGACGACTATCAGCAGTTCCTCGATGGCTTCACGCGGCAGGACGCGAAGCAGCAGTTGCAAAATCCTGTCTGGCACATCCATTCCGGCAAGCCGCCGAAGGCCGACATGCCGGTCACCTTCCAGCTTCTGCTGACGCTGGTGTCGTCGTCGAACGCGGAGAACGCCGAAACGCTATGGGGTTTTATCGGCCGCTATCGCGCCGGCGTGACGCCGCAGACGCATCCGAAGCTCGACGCGATGGTCGGCTACGCCATCAACTACTATCGCGACTTCGTGGCGCCGACGAAGCAGTTCCGCGAGCCGACCGACAACGAGCGCGCCGCGCTGCAGGACCTGCGCGATGCGCTGTCGCAATTGCCGGTAGGAGCGAGCGCCGAAGACATCCAGAACGTCGTCTATGAAATCGGCCGCCGCGAGCCGTTTCTGGATCCCGTGAAGAAGGGCAAGGACGGCCGGCCCGGCGTCTCGCTCGACTGGTTCAACATGCTCTACCAGGTGCTGCTCGGTCAGGAGAAGGGCCCGCGCTTCGGCTCGTTCGTCGCGGTGTACGGCGTGACCAATGCGGTCGCGATGATCGATGGCGCGCTGGCAAGGAGCGCGTAG
- a CDS encoding transporter substrate-binding domain-containing protein codes for MPYLNAPLTNAKLHRTVRAWLAGLPIVFALTAVGGVAVQAQTQPRPAVEAAPQAVPGFWDPRRRPDRPDMSRLTVIRFLTETDYPPFNFTGADGNPAGFNVDLARALCDEIKISCTIQMRRFETLVDAISSNRGDAIIASMAVTPALRARLDFTDPYYRAPARFVSRRDAVMPEVRPEYLEGKKVGVIAGTSHEAYLKAMFTDAEIKSYPNDDALRLALRRSEVDFIFGDAISLAFWINGTDSAECCAFSGGPFVESRYFGEGIGIAVRKGNDLLRTSLNWALFRLWEKGRFTDLWLRYFSISPF; via the coding sequence ATGCCATACCTTAACGCCCCGTTAACCAATGCAAAACTGCATCGAACTGTCCGCGCCTGGCTGGCCGGGTTGCCGATCGTGTTCGCATTGACGGCTGTTGGCGGTGTCGCGGTGCAGGCGCAAACCCAGCCCCGCCCGGCGGTCGAGGCCGCCCCGCAGGCGGTGCCCGGCTTCTGGGACCCGCGGCGGCGTCCGGACCGGCCGGACATGTCGCGCCTCACCGTGATCCGCTTCCTGACCGAGACCGACTACCCGCCGTTCAACTTCACCGGTGCCGATGGCAATCCCGCTGGCTTCAATGTCGATCTGGCGCGCGCGCTGTGCGACGAGATCAAGATTAGCTGCACCATCCAGATGCGCCGCTTCGAGACGCTGGTCGATGCGATATCGAGCAATCGCGGTGACGCCATCATCGCCTCGATGGCGGTGACGCCGGCCCTGCGCGCAAGGCTCGATTTCACCGACCCCTATTACCGCGCGCCGGCGCGCTTCGTGTCGCGGCGTGACGCCGTGATGCCGGAGGTTCGCCCGGAATATCTCGAAGGCAAGAAGGTCGGCGTCATCGCTGGCACCTCGCACGAGGCCTATTTGAAGGCAATGTTCACCGACGCCGAGATCAAGTCCTATCCGAACGACGATGCGCTGCGGCTGGCCTTGCGGCGCAGCGAGGTCGATTTCATCTTCGGCGACGCGATCTCGCTGGCGTTCTGGATCAACGGCACCGACTCGGCCGAATGCTGCGCGTTCTCGGGTGGCCCCTTTGTCGAAAGCCGCTATTTCGGCGAGGGCATCGGCATCGCCGTTCGCAAAGGCAACGATCTGTTGCGGACCTCGCTGAACTGGGCGCTGTTCCGGCTCTGGGAAAAAGGCCGCTTCACCGATCTGTGGCTGCGGTATTTTTCTATTAGTCCGTTCTAG
- a CDS encoding SCO family protein, with the protein MDRTIRPLVIIAAFATSLVVGLVIMLWAMGGLRTVTAPAAIGGPFQLTDQAGQAVTEQNLKGKPTLIFFGFTHCPDVCPTSLFEISEVLKAMGTDADKINAWFVSVDPERDTAAAMKDYLSSFDPHLKGLTGEPQAVAKVISAYRVYARKVPLKDGDYTMDHTALVYLMDRDGNFVAPFNLKRSPEEAAKDLKRYL; encoded by the coding sequence ATGGACCGGACGATCCGCCCGCTGGTGATTATCGCTGCCTTCGCCACGAGCCTTGTGGTCGGGCTGGTGATCATGCTGTGGGCGATGGGCGGCCTGCGCACCGTGACCGCGCCGGCGGCGATCGGCGGGCCTTTTCAACTGACCGACCAGGCCGGCCAGGCCGTCACCGAGCAGAATTTGAAGGGGAAGCCGACATTGATCTTCTTCGGCTTCACCCATTGCCCTGACGTGTGCCCGACCTCGCTGTTCGAGATTTCCGAGGTCTTGAAGGCGATGGGCACGGACGCCGACAAGATCAACGCCTGGTTCGTATCCGTCGATCCCGAGCGCGACACGGCGGCCGCGATGAAGGATTATCTCTCCAGCTTCGATCCGCATTTGAAGGGGCTGACCGGCGAGCCACAGGCGGTAGCCAAGGTGATTTCGGCCTACCGGGTCTATGCCAGGAAGGTCCCGCTCAAGGACGGCGACTACACCATGGATCATACCGCGTTGGTCTATCTGATGGATCGCGACGGCAATTTCGTAGCGCCGTTCAACCTGAAACGGTCGCCTGAGGAAGCCGCCAAGGATCTAAAGCGCTATCTCTGA
- a CDS encoding FAD-binding dehydrogenase, with translation MAEDADVIVVGAGLAGLVAATEIADAGKRVVVVDQEGEQSLGGQAFWSFGGLFLVDSPEQRRLGIKDSYDLALQDWMGTAGFDRDDDLWPKRWAEAYVAFAAGEKRDWLRAMGHRIFPVVGWAERGGYDAMGHGNSVPRFHVTWGTGPGIVEPFERRAREAEKSGRLMFKFRHRVDTLVMTNGAIEGVGGSILDPDSVERGKSSSRKVVGDFSLRAPAVIVASGGIGGNHEMVRQNWPKRLGEPPKFMISGVPEHVDGRMIGITEAAGARLINRDRMWHYVEGIRNWNPIWPRHGIRILPGPSSMWFDAAGKRLPAPLFPGSDTLGQLHYIMSTGYDYSWFILTQSIIKKEFALSGSEQNPDLTGKSWRLTIKRATNKGAPAPVEAFKQNGADFIVRDNLADLVSAMNALAGSDLLKLEHIKAQIEARDREITNPYVKDAQVMNLHNARRYIGDKLIRTAKPHRILDPGHGPLIAVKLNILTRKTLGGFETDLDSRVFGNNGEIIKGLYAAGEAAGFGGGGVHGYRSLEGTFLGGCLFSGRNAGRAAAKAAS, from the coding sequence ATGGCTGAAGATGCAGACGTAATCGTGGTCGGCGCAGGCTTGGCCGGGCTGGTCGCGGCAACCGAAATCGCAGATGCCGGCAAGCGCGTCGTCGTCGTCGACCAGGAAGGCGAGCAAAGCCTTGGCGGACAAGCCTTTTGGTCGTTCGGCGGACTCTTCCTGGTGGACTCTCCCGAGCAGCGCCGGCTCGGCATCAAGGACTCCTACGATCTCGCGCTGCAAGACTGGATGGGGACCGCGGGCTTCGACCGCGACGACGACCTTTGGCCGAAGCGATGGGCGGAAGCCTATGTCGCGTTCGCGGCCGGCGAAAAGCGCGACTGGCTGCGGGCGATGGGCCACCGTATTTTTCCGGTAGTCGGCTGGGCCGAGCGCGGCGGCTATGACGCGATGGGTCACGGCAATTCGGTGCCGCGCTTTCACGTCACCTGGGGCACCGGCCCGGGCATCGTCGAGCCGTTCGAACGCCGCGCGCGCGAAGCGGAGAAGAGCGGCCGGCTAATGTTCAAGTTCCGCCACCGCGTCGACACACTTGTGATGACGAACGGCGCAATCGAGGGCGTCGGCGGCTCAATTCTCGATCCTGATTCCGTCGAACGCGGCAAGAGCTCCTCGCGCAAGGTGGTCGGCGACTTCAGCTTGCGTGCGCCGGCGGTGATTGTCGCTTCCGGCGGTATCGGCGGCAATCATGAGATGGTCCGGCAGAACTGGCCGAAGCGGCTGGGCGAGCCGCCGAAATTCATGATCTCCGGCGTGCCCGAACATGTCGACGGCCGCATGATCGGCATCACGGAAGCCGCCGGCGCGCGGCTGATCAACCGCGATCGGATGTGGCACTACGTCGAGGGCATCCGAAACTGGAATCCGATCTGGCCGCGCCACGGCATCCGCATCCTGCCCGGCCCGTCCTCCATGTGGTTCGACGCGGCAGGCAAGCGGCTGCCCGCGCCGCTGTTTCCCGGCTCCGATACGCTCGGCCAACTGCACTACATCATGTCGACCGGCTACGATTATTCCTGGTTCATCCTGACCCAGAGCATCATCAAGAAAGAGTTTGCGCTCTCCGGCTCCGAGCAAAACCCCGACCTCACGGGAAAAAGCTGGCGCCTGACCATCAAGCGCGCCACCAACAAGGGGGCACCCGCGCCGGTAGAGGCGTTCAAGCAGAACGGCGCCGACTTCATCGTGCGCGACAATCTCGCCGACCTGGTCAGCGCGATGAACGCGCTCGCCGGCAGCGATCTGCTCAAGCTCGAACACATCAAGGCGCAGATCGAGGCGCGCGACCGCGAAATCACCAACCCTTACGTCAAGGACGCGCAGGTAATGAACCTGCACAACGCGCGCCGTTATATCGGCGACAAACTGATCCGCACGGCCAAACCGCATCGCATCCTCGATCCCGGCCACGGCCCGCTGATCGCGGTCAAGCTCAACATCCTGACGCGGAAGACGCTGGGCGGATTCGAGACCGATCTCGACTCGCGCGTGTTCGGCAACAATGGCGAGATCATCAAGGGGCTCTACGCGGCCGGCGAAGCCGCCGGCTTCGGTGGCGGCGGCGTGCACGGCTACCGTTCGCTGGAAGGCACCTTCCTCGGCGGCTGCCTGTTCTCAGGCAGGAATGCGGGACGCGCGGCGGCGAAAGCGGCATCTTAA
- a CDS encoding RidA family protein, which produces MTIQRFETGPRMSQVVVHGNTVYLAGVVAGKAAGKGVTEQTQDILSIIDGHLAKAGTDKSKLLSATIYITDMKTFPEMNAVWDGWVSAGNTPARATVEAKLAAPQYNVEIMVIAAK; this is translated from the coding sequence ATGACCATCCAGCGCTTCGAAACCGGACCTCGCATGAGCCAGGTCGTCGTCCACGGCAACACCGTCTATCTGGCGGGCGTTGTCGCTGGCAAGGCCGCCGGCAAGGGCGTGACCGAGCAGACGCAGGACATCCTTTCGATCATCGACGGCCATCTCGCCAAGGCAGGCACCGACAAGTCGAAGCTGCTGTCGGCCACGATCTACATCACCGACATGAAGACGTTCCCCGAAATGAACGCGGTGTGGGACGGCTGGGTGTCGGCGGGCAACACGCCGGCGCGCGCCACCGTCGAGGCCAAGCTCGCCGCGCCGCAGTACAATGTCGAGATCATGGTGATCGCGGCGAAGTAA
- a CDS encoding alpha/beta fold hydrolase: protein MAEKPKTPEQRAGADWAQQVWLWPLEATRLALHAYAQWFTDPKPAPSPAPDQMPLAWTTPNEVALQLPSMRLREFSRGNTGQPVVVCAPYALHGTLIADFAPGHSLVEALQKDGVNRIYVPDWRSAVPDMRYLSIDNYLADLNVAVDEIGAPVDLVGLCQGGWLSLVYAARFPGKVRRLVLAGAPVDISTPSELSKMVAALPHQAFEQMVQQGDGLVSGEHMLRFWNIPFSQHDVEAVLQRDLGDGSDEAQMLLDRFERWDRATLDLPGAYYLEVTERVFRQNLIARGRFVALGRRIDLTEVRVPVFLLAGADDIVVPRDQAFATAGLLGTRPAWLERACEPCGHLSLFMGRKALGHSWRRIARWLQTDIGDVAGAKIRA from the coding sequence GTGGCAGAGAAACCCAAGACGCCGGAGCAGCGCGCGGGCGCCGACTGGGCGCAGCAGGTCTGGCTGTGGCCGCTGGAAGCCACGCGGTTGGCGCTGCACGCTTACGCGCAATGGTTCACCGACCCGAAGCCCGCGCCTTCCCCCGCGCCGGACCAGATGCCGCTGGCCTGGACCACGCCGAACGAGGTTGCGCTGCAGCTTCCGTCGATGCGGTTGCGGGAGTTTTCGCGAGGGAACACTGGTCAGCCGGTTGTCGTCTGCGCGCCCTATGCGCTGCACGGCACGCTGATCGCGGATTTCGCGCCTGGCCATAGTCTGGTCGAGGCGCTGCAAAAAGACGGCGTGAACCGGATCTATGTTCCCGACTGGCGCTCGGCTGTGCCGGACATGCGCTATCTGTCGATCGACAATTATTTGGCCGATCTCAATGTGGCGGTCGATGAGATCGGCGCGCCGGTCGATCTGGTCGGCCTGTGTCAGGGCGGATGGCTGTCGCTGGTCTATGCCGCGCGTTTTCCCGGCAAGGTGCGGCGGCTCGTGCTCGCCGGTGCGCCCGTCGATATCTCCACGCCATCAGAGCTCTCGAAGATGGTGGCCGCACTTCCGCATCAGGCTTTCGAGCAGATGGTGCAGCAGGGGGACGGCCTCGTCAGCGGCGAGCACATGCTCAGGTTCTGGAACATTCCGTTCAGCCAGCATGACGTGGAAGCCGTGCTGCAACGAGACCTCGGCGATGGATCGGACGAGGCGCAGATGCTGCTGGATCGTTTCGAGCGCTGGGATCGCGCGACGCTGGATCTGCCGGGGGCCTACTATCTCGAGGTGACCGAGCGGGTTTTCCGGCAGAACCTGATCGCTAGAGGCCGCTTCGTCGCGCTCGGCCGCAGAATCGATCTCACTGAAGTACGTGTGCCCGTCTTCCTGCTGGCCGGAGCGGATGACATCGTCGTTCCGCGCGATCAGGCGTTCGCCACCGCAGGGCTGTTGGGCACGCGGCCGGCGTGGCTGGAACGGGCCTGCGAGCCGTGCGGACACCTCAGCCTTTTCATGGGGCGCAAGGCGCTCGGCCATTCCTGGCGCCGGATCGCCCGGTGGCTTCAGACCGACATCGGCGATGTCGCCGGCGCAAAAATCCGCGCGTGA
- a CDS encoding aromatic ring-hydroxylating dioxygenase subunit alpha, with protein sequence MSDDGIFLRNSWYVAAWNHELIDGRKLARTILERPIVIYRGTSGRVVALDDRCCHRAAPLSMGRIEGDDIRCMYHGMKFEPGGKCIQIPGQDMIPPKLGVRSYPLVERYNLIWIWMGDIEKADPNLIVDYPPLADPKWRGLPGYMHYKANWLLIVDNLSDFAHLAFVHTHTLGGSEEYAYKTKPVAIEKLDDGFRVERWHMSADPPPYHCKVIANKTDKIDRRNIGRMIVPGIFLLDTMFAPAGQGAEKGVPVPGTRQYRNAQFMTPETRSTTHFFWNYLHDFDLDNPNIALSLRNSLEEAFHEDLAIIEAQQKVFDADPNYQLLAIGADAALTYFRWLLARRIEAEGSAARAA encoded by the coding sequence ATGTCGGATGACGGGATCTTTCTGCGCAATTCCTGGTACGTCGCGGCCTGGAATCATGAGTTGATCGACGGCCGAAAGCTCGCCCGCACCATTCTCGAACGGCCCATCGTGATCTATCGCGGCACGAGCGGCAGGGTTGTCGCCCTCGACGACCGCTGTTGCCATCGCGCGGCGCCGCTCTCGATGGGCCGGATCGAAGGCGACGACATTCGCTGCATGTATCACGGCATGAAATTCGAGCCGGGCGGCAAGTGCATCCAGATTCCGGGCCAGGACATGATCCCGCCAAAGCTCGGCGTGCGCAGCTATCCCTTGGTCGAGCGCTACAACCTGATCTGGATCTGGATGGGCGATATCGAAAAGGCCGATCCCAACCTGATCGTGGACTATCCGCCGCTCGCCGATCCCAAGTGGCGGGGCCTGCCCGGTTACATGCACTACAAGGCGAACTGGCTCTTGATCGTCGACAATCTGAGCGATTTCGCCCATCTCGCCTTCGTCCACACGCACACGCTCGGCGGCTCGGAGGAATATGCCTACAAGACCAAGCCGGTGGCGATCGAGAAACTCGACGACGGCTTTCGCGTCGAGCGTTGGCACATGAGCGCCGATCCGCCGCCCTATCATTGCAAGGTGATCGCGAACAAGACCGACAAGATCGATCGCCGCAATATCGGCCGCATGATCGTTCCCGGCATATTCCTGCTCGACACCATGTTCGCGCCAGCCGGCCAGGGCGCAGAAAAGGGCGTGCCGGTGCCGGGCACAAGGCAATACCGCAACGCGCAATTCATGACGCCGGAAACGCGCAGCACCACGCATTTCTTCTGGAACTATCTGCACGATTTTGATCTCGACAACCCCAACATCGCGCTGTCGCTGCGCAACAGCCTCGAAGAGGCTTTTCACGAGGATCTGGCGATCATCGAGGCGCAGCAGAAGGTGTTCGACGCCGATCCGAACTATCAGTTGCTGGCGATCGGTGCGGATGCGGCGCTGACCTATTTCCGCTGGCTGCTGGCGCGGCGGATCGAGGCGGAGGGGAGCGCGGCGCGGGCGGCATAG
- a CDS encoding LysR family transcriptional regulator, with the protein MDWRDWELFCEVVQHGGFSAAARVLGHPKSSLSAAVQRLEANLGLRLIERTTRHLRLTDAGDTIYQRVRPLFIALHDTHGEALAMSSAVAGTLRIKSPYEFGAHHAGPVAIELMDRYPDLVIRIDVEHEIVSPVAENYDIVFAMLDSPLPSTGIVIRRVSSLERGLYAAPALLEKFGEPRTLEELARLPMLTGPNDAPWALRTPAGVTEHLTAQKARLISSNADIRLQAALAGLGVLRVTASFTNAAIEAGVLRRILTDHICEPLNIHALLPARQFVPAKVRCFLDALDAHGRSTSATEDPQNRNP; encoded by the coding sequence ATGGACTGGCGCGATTGGGAGCTGTTTTGCGAGGTGGTGCAGCATGGCGGCTTTAGCGCCGCCGCGCGCGTGCTCGGCCATCCCAAATCGAGCCTCAGTGCTGCAGTGCAGCGGCTGGAAGCCAATCTCGGCCTGCGGCTGATCGAGCGGACCACGCGCCATTTGCGCCTGACGGACGCCGGCGACACCATCTATCAGCGGGTGCGGCCGCTGTTCATTGCGCTGCACGATACCCATGGCGAGGCGCTGGCGATGAGCAGCGCTGTCGCAGGCACGCTGCGCATCAAGTCGCCCTACGAGTTCGGCGCGCACCACGCCGGACCGGTCGCCATCGAACTGATGGACCGCTATCCGGATCTCGTGATCCGGATTGACGTCGAGCACGAGATCGTCAGCCCCGTGGCCGAAAATTACGACATCGTGTTTGCAATGCTGGACTCACCGCTGCCATCGACCGGAATCGTGATCCGCAGAGTTTCCTCGCTGGAACGCGGCCTGTATGCCGCGCCTGCGCTGTTGGAAAAATTCGGCGAGCCGCGCACGCTGGAAGAGCTCGCTCGCCTTCCGATGCTGACCGGTCCGAACGACGCGCCCTGGGCGCTGAGGACTCCGGCCGGCGTCACCGAACATCTGACCGCGCAGAAGGCACGGTTGATCAGTTCGAACGCCGACATCCGGCTACAAGCGGCGCTGGCCGGACTCGGCGTGTTGCGGGTGACGGCGAGCTTTACCAATGCCGCGATCGAGGCGGGAGTGCTGCGGCGGATCCTCACCGATCACATCTGCGAACCGCTCAATATTCACGCGCTGCTGCCGGCTCGCCAGTTCGTTCCGGCCAAGGTACGCTGTTTCCTCGATGCGCTGGACGCCCATGGCCGCAGCACCAGCGCGACGGAAGACCCGCAAAATCGAAATCCTTGA
- a CDS encoding nuclear transport factor 2 family protein, whose protein sequence is MTDVNKIARNYIDLWNERTPSRRREILSQNWASDARYVDPLMSGDGHDGVDALVAGVQQRFPDFRFRLIGEPNGFGDHVRFSWGLGPDGGESPIKGTDFAVLSDGRIRSITGFLDQVPAA, encoded by the coding sequence ATGACCGACGTCAACAAGATCGCCCGCAACTACATCGATTTGTGGAACGAGCGGACCCCAAGCCGCCGGCGCGAAATCCTTAGCCAGAACTGGGCCAGCGATGCCCGATATGTCGACCCGCTGATGTCGGGCGACGGCCATGACGGCGTCGACGCACTCGTCGCCGGGGTGCAGCAGCGCTTTCCGGATTTCCGGTTCAGGCTGATCGGCGAGCCCAACGGGTTTGGCGACCACGTCCGCTTCTCCTGGGGGCTCGGGCCCGATGGCGGCGAAAGCCCGATCAAGGGCACGGATTTCGCCGTGCTCAGCGACGGCCGCATCCGCAGCATCACCGGGTTCCTGGATCAGGTGCCGGCGGCGTGA
- a CDS encoding RNA polymerase sigma factor encodes MRQAQIPQIAPVESGDTELVRRALARDETAVRAIMQANNRRLYRLARGILRDDGEAEDVVQEAYVRAFTHLESFRGDSSLSTWLSRIALNEALGRLRRQRPSVELNSLPQGVLEAQIIQFPLAAGDDPEKSMAQREIQHVVEHAIDELPEAFRLVFITRVIEGMNVEETAEILSLKPETVKTRLHRARTMLRDNVERKIGPVVMEAFPFAGKRCERLTDAVLKRLGFD; translated from the coding sequence ATGCGCCAGGCCCAGATACCGCAAATCGCGCCCGTCGAATCCGGCGACACCGAGCTGGTGCGGCGGGCGCTGGCCCGCGACGAAACCGCGGTTCGCGCCATCATGCAGGCGAACAACCGCAGGCTCTATCGCCTCGCCCGCGGCATCCTGCGCGACGACGGCGAAGCCGAGGACGTCGTGCAGGAAGCCTACGTCCGCGCCTTCACGCATCTGGAAAGTTTTCGCGGCGATTCCAGCCTGTCGACATGGCTGTCGCGGATCGCCCTGAACGAGGCGCTGGGCCGGCTGCGCCGCCAGCGGCCCTCCGTCGAATTGAACTCATTGCCGCAAGGTGTGCTCGAAGCCCAAATCATTCAATTTCCCCTCGCCGCCGGCGACGATCCGGAAAAATCCATGGCCCAGCGTGAAATCCAGCATGTCGTCGAGCATGCCATTGACGAATTGCCGGAAGCGTTCCGTCTCGTCTTCATCACCCGCGTCATCGAAGGCATGAATGTGGAAGAGACCGCCGAGATTCTCTCACTCAAGCCGGAGACGGTGAAGACCCGGCTGCACCGCGCCCGCACGATGCTGCGCGACAACGTCGAGAGGAAGATCGGCCCCGTGGTGATGGAAGCGTTTCCCTTCGCTGGCAAGCGCTGCGAACGGCTGACCGACGCCGTGCTGAAGCGGCTGGGTTTCGATTAA
- a CDS encoding DUF4142 domain-containing protein: MFVRLSAAIAALSILGSAALAQGAKPTDPQIAHIAYTAGVIDIAAAKQAIEKAGNKDVKAFAQDMVRDHEAVNKQALDLVKKLKVTPEDNDTSKTLSKQATEKLAELARLKGAEYDKAYVANEVAYHKAVNGALETQLIPSASNAELKSLLQTGLKIFQGHQQHAEQVAAKLK, encoded by the coding sequence ATGTTCGTTCGACTGAGCGCGGCGATCGCCGCATTGAGCATCCTGGGCAGCGCCGCGCTGGCGCAAGGTGCGAAGCCCACCGATCCCCAGATCGCGCATATCGCCTACACCGCAGGGGTCATCGACATCGCCGCCGCCAAGCAGGCGATCGAGAAGGCCGGCAACAAAGACGTCAAGGCGTTCGCGCAAGACATGGTGCGCGACCACGAGGCCGTGAACAAGCAGGCGCTCGACCTCGTCAAGAAGCTGAAGGTGACGCCGGAAGACAACGACACCAGCAAGACGCTGTCGAAGCAAGCCACTGAGAAGCTCGCCGAACTCGCCAGGCTGAAAGGCGCCGAATACGACAAGGCCTATGTCGCCAACGAGGTCGCCTACCACAAGGCCGTCAACGGCGCGCTGGAGACGCAGCTGATTCCGTCGGCCAGCAATGCCGAGCTGAAGAGCCTGCTGCAGACCGGCCTGAAGATTTTTCAGGGCCACCAGCAGCACGCCGAACAAGTCGCCGCCAAGCTGAAATAG